One Acidimicrobiales bacterium genomic region harbors:
- the argR gene encoding arginine repressor — MSEQRLGKAQRQHRIAALLGSQAVTSQTQLVDLLADEGVRATQATVSRDLEDLGAIKVRMPGGQTVYAVPELPSQQIAPDDHLARVFGDWVVDVAVSAPLVVLRTPPGSAHVVASALDRSGVEGIIGTVAGDDTIMIVVAAGHPVDAVSDRLRELSGL; from the coding sequence GTGAGTGAGCAGCGGCTGGGCAAGGCCCAACGTCAGCACCGCATCGCCGCTCTGCTCGGCTCACAGGCCGTCACGAGCCAGACGCAACTGGTCGACCTGCTCGCCGACGAGGGCGTCCGCGCGACACAGGCGACTGTCTCCCGGGATCTCGAGGATCTCGGCGCGATCAAGGTGCGGATGCCCGGCGGACAGACCGTCTACGCCGTGCCCGAACTCCCGAGCCAGCAGATCGCCCCCGACGACCATCTCGCGCGGGTCTTCGGCGACTGGGTCGTCGACGTCGCGGTGTCCGCTCCACTCGTCGTTCTGCGGACCCCGCCCGGGTCGGCCCACGTCGTCGCGTCGGCCCTCGACAGATCCGGTGTCGAGGGCATCATCGGTACCGTCGCCGGTGACGACACCATCATGATCGTCGTCGCAGCCGGCCATCCCGTCGACGCTGTCTCGGACCGGCTGCGTGAGCTTTCCGGCCTCTAG
- a CDS encoding NUDIX hydrolase, which produces MRSATDPAVARAVVAGCPPGPHRDRILAIIDSRSDVLDRTCRPGHLTGSALVLDAAGERTCLLRHRKLGRWLQPGGHADGDANMAAVALREATEETGIWGLRVDPVPVDLDVHEVDPPAEDAHLHLDVRFLVVAPPDSEPVGNHESTALGWFTPTEMAALEPDVGMVRLLAAARERYTSWGT; this is translated from the coding sequence ATGCGGTCCGCGACCGACCCCGCGGTGGCGCGCGCGGTGGTCGCCGGGTGCCCGCCGGGCCCGCACCGCGACCGCATTCTCGCGATCATCGACAGCAGGTCCGACGTGCTCGACCGCACCTGTCGGCCCGGTCACCTGACCGGTTCGGCCCTGGTCCTCGACGCGGCGGGGGAGCGGACATGTCTGCTCCGGCACCGCAAGCTCGGCCGTTGGCTGCAACCGGGTGGCCACGCCGACGGCGACGCCAACATGGCCGCGGTTGCCCTGCGGGAGGCCACCGAGGAGACGGGGATCTGGGGACTGCGGGTCGATCCCGTCCCGGTCGACCTCGATGTCCACGAGGTGGACCCTCCGGCCGAGGACGCCCATCTGCATCTCGACGTCCGCTTCCTGGTGGTGGCGCCACCGGACTCGGAGCCCGTGGGCAACCACGAGTCCACGGCGCTGGGTTGGTTCACGCCCACGGAGATGGCGGCACTCGAACCCGACGTCGGCATGGTGAGGCTGCTCGCGGCCGCCCGGGAGCGCTACACGTCCTGGGGGACCTGA
- the argH gene encoding argininosuccinate lyase translates to MSTLWHGRFSGDASEALRLLNDSLPFDQRLAAEDVAGSRAHVRGLMKVGLLSEGEGEAVLAALDVAGRELEEGTFAFAETDEDIHTAVERRVTELAGPAGAKLHTGRSRNDQVATDLRLWTKGALVAVGERIIALQTVLLSRADELGDARMPGYTHLQRAQPVTVAHHLLAHGWALSRDVDRIIDCRARLDVSPLGAGALAGSSLPLDPDFVAAELGFAGRFENSLDAVSDRDFVAEALFVLSLLGIHLSRMGEEIITWATDEFGFVALDDAYSTGSSMLPQKKNPDVAELARAKAGRLIGDLTGLLAVLKGLPLAYNKDLQEDKEPLFDAVDTVTLTMRALEGTIATLRFDTERMAQAADSPYSAAVDLADQLVVNGMPFRDAHGVVGDLVRRALAGEATLAELVEAEPALGPTAAQLLEPGVALSRRSTPGSGGAQPVLEQIARFGARLSADVGRLGLDESES, encoded by the coding sequence GTGAGCACGCTCTGGCACGGACGATTCTCCGGCGACGCCTCGGAGGCCCTGCGGCTCCTCAACGACTCCCTGCCCTTCGACCAGCGCCTCGCGGCCGAGGACGTGGCGGGTTCGCGCGCCCACGTCCGCGGGTTGATGAAGGTCGGCCTGTTGAGCGAGGGCGAGGGCGAGGCCGTCCTCGCCGCGCTCGACGTCGCCGGACGCGAGCTCGAGGAGGGGACCTTCGCGTTCGCGGAGACCGACGAGGACATCCACACCGCGGTCGAGCGGCGCGTGACCGAACTCGCCGGCCCGGCCGGGGCGAAGTTGCACACCGGTCGGAGTCGCAACGACCAGGTCGCAACCGATCTGCGTCTGTGGACGAAGGGCGCACTCGTGGCCGTGGGGGAGAGGATCATCGCCCTTCAGACGGTGCTGCTGTCACGCGCCGACGAGCTCGGCGATGCACGGATGCCGGGATACACACACCTCCAGCGGGCCCAGCCGGTCACCGTCGCCCACCACCTGCTGGCCCACGGCTGGGCGCTGAGCCGCGATGTGGACCGGATCATCGACTGTCGGGCCCGCCTCGACGTCTCGCCGCTGGGGGCGGGTGCCCTCGCCGGTTCGTCACTGCCGCTCGATCCGGACTTCGTCGCCGCGGAGCTGGGCTTCGCCGGCCGCTTCGAGAACTCCCTGGATGCCGTCAGCGACCGCGACTTCGTCGCCGAGGCGCTGTTCGTGCTGTCGCTGCTGGGCATCCACCTCTCTCGCATGGGCGAGGAGATCATCACGTGGGCGACCGACGAGTTCGGTTTCGTCGCCCTCGACGACGCCTACTCGACCGGCTCGTCGATGCTCCCGCAGAAGAAGAACCCCGACGTGGCCGAACTCGCCCGCGCCAAGGCCGGGCGCCTGATCGGTGACCTCACGGGTCTGCTCGCGGTCCTCAAGGGTCTCCCGCTCGCCTACAACAAGGATCTGCAGGAGGACAAGGAACCGCTGTTCGACGCCGTCGACACGGTCACGCTGACGATGCGGGCCCTGGAGGGCACGATCGCGACCCTCCGTTTCGACACGGAGCGGATGGCCCAGGCTGCGGATTCGCCCTACTCGGCGGCGGTGGACCTCGCCGACCAGCTCGTCGTGAACGGGATGCCCTTCCGGGACGCACACGGCGTGGTGGGGGACCTCGTGCGACGGGCCCTGGCCGGTGAGGCGACGTTGGCGGAGTTGGTGGAGGCCGAGCCCGCCCTCGGTCCGACCGCGGCGCAGTTGCTGGAGCCGGGTGTGGCCCTGTCGCGTCGGTCGACACCCGGCAGCGGCGGCGCGCAGCCGGTACTCGAACAGATCGCCCGTTTCGGCGCCCGCCTGTCGGCCGACGTGGGCCGCCTGGGGCTCGATGAGTCCGAATCGTGA
- a CDS encoding DNA-3-methyladenine glycosylase — protein sequence MSPNREWFGRDSREVAVDLLGRVLRHGPTAGRIVEVEAYRGTDDPGSHGYRGPTPRTEVMFGPAGHLYVYFSYGMHWAANVVCGAVGVSEAVLIRALDPVEGEARMWSRRPAARRRRDLCSGPAKLTAALGIDGGLDGTDLVADASPVVIDDDGFRPGSIANSARIGLTHGADLPWRWYVEGDENVSRARPGPRA from the coding sequence ATGAGTCCGAATCGTGAATGGTTCGGCCGTGACAGCCGGGAGGTCGCAGTCGATCTACTCGGCAGGGTGCTGCGTCACGGCCCGACCGCCGGGCGGATCGTGGAGGTCGAGGCGTACAGGGGCACCGATGATCCGGGCAGCCACGGCTACCGCGGTCCGACGCCACGCACCGAGGTCATGTTCGGCCCGGCCGGCCACCTCTACGTCTACTTCAGCTACGGGATGCACTGGGCGGCCAACGTCGTCTGCGGAGCAGTCGGGGTGAGCGAGGCGGTTCTCATCAGGGCGCTGGATCCGGTGGAGGGCGAGGCGCGGATGTGGTCCCGTCGACCCGCGGCACGCCGCCGGCGTGACCTGTGTTCGGGGCCGGCGAAGCTCACCGCCGCCCTGGGCATCGACGGCGGCCTCGACGGCACGGACCTCGTGGCCGACGCCTCGCCGGTCGTCATCGACGATGATGGATTCCGGCCCGGGAGCATCGCCAACAGCGCAAGGATCGGTCTCACCCACGGAGCGGATCTCCCCTGGCGGTGGTACGTCGAGGGCGACGAGAACGTCTCGCGGGCCAGGCCCGGCCCACGGGCATGA
- a CDS encoding argininosuccinate synthase, with translation MTTNIDKVVLAYSGGLDTSVILRWLTETYGCEVVTFTADLGQGEELEPARTKAEAMGVNEIFIEDLREEFVGDFVYPMFRANAIYEGEYLLGTSIARPLIAKRLVEIADATGADAVSHGATGKGNDQVRFELGAYALKPGIKVIAPWREWDLNSRESLLAYAESRGIPIEMKRTGGSPYSMDANLLHISYEGGPLEDPWTASEEDMWRWSVSPAAAPDEVTTIELTFANGDPVALDGKRLSPAEMLTELNRVGGANGIGRLDIVENRYVGMKSRGCYETPGGTIMLRAHRAIESITLDREVAHLKDELMPRYASLVYNGYWWSPERKMLQAAIDDSQTVVNGVVRLDLYKGNVTVTGRRSDDSLFDEAIVTFEEDEGAYHQGDAEGFIKLNALRLRTAAARGRTLS, from the coding sequence GTGACCACGAACATCGACAAGGTCGTTCTCGCGTACTCGGGAGGTCTCGACACGTCGGTCATCCTGCGGTGGCTGACCGAGACCTACGGCTGTGAGGTCGTCACCTTCACAGCCGACCTCGGTCAGGGTGAGGAGCTCGAGCCGGCCCGCACCAAGGCCGAGGCCATGGGTGTGAACGAGATCTTCATCGAGGACCTGCGCGAGGAGTTCGTCGGCGACTTCGTCTACCCGATGTTCCGTGCCAACGCGATCTACGAGGGCGAGTACCTGCTCGGCACGTCGATCGCCCGCCCGCTGATCGCGAAACGACTCGTCGAGATCGCCGACGCCACCGGTGCCGACGCCGTGTCGCACGGCGCGACCGGCAAGGGCAACGACCAGGTCCGTTTCGAGCTGGGTGCCTACGCACTGAAGCCGGGGATCAAGGTCATCGCCCCGTGGCGGGAATGGGACCTGAATTCACGCGAGAGCCTCCTCGCCTACGCCGAGAGTCGCGGGATCCCGATCGAGATGAAGCGCACCGGTGGGTCGCCGTACTCGATGGACGCGAACCTGTTGCACATCTCCTACGAGGGCGGTCCTCTGGAGGATCCGTGGACGGCCTCCGAGGAGGACATGTGGCGCTGGTCCGTCAGCCCCGCGGCGGCACCCGACGAGGTGACCACGATCGAGTTGACGTTCGCGAACGGCGACCCGGTGGCACTGGACGGGAAGCGCCTGAGCCCCGCGGAGATGCTGACCGAGCTCAACCGCGTCGGTGGCGCCAACGGCATCGGCCGCCTCGACATCGTCGAGAACCGCTACGTCGGGATGAAGTCACGCGGCTGCTACGAGACACCGGGCGGGACGATCATGTTGCGGGCGCACCGGGCGATCGAGTCCATCACGCTCGACCGTGAGGTGGCGCACCTCAAGGATGAACTGATGCCGCGCTATGCGAGCCTCGTCTACAACGGCTACTGGTGGAGCCCGGAGCGCAAGATGCTCCAGGCGGCCATCGACGACTCCCAGACGGTCGTCAACGGCGTCGTCCGCCTGGACCTCTACAAGGGGAATGTGACGGTGACCGGCCGACGCTCCGACGACTCGCTGTTCGACGAGGCGATCGTCACCTTCGAAGAGGACGAGGGCGCGTACCATCAGGGCGACGCCGAGGGGTTCATCAAGCTCAATGCCCTCAGGCTGCGCACGGCAGCCGCCCGCGGCCGGACCCTGTCTTAG